In the genome of Pangasianodon hypophthalmus isolate fPanHyp1 chromosome 23, fPanHyp1.pri, whole genome shotgun sequence, one region contains:
- the tmem54b gene encoding transmembrane protein 54b: MPLKAQDKMDHSGVPCASVQESTSIMKMGLCMVLVGHLNFLLAALVHGTVLRHVSLNTQTLEYAVSNILALTAGLVGILVGILTIVLSKNEKNRVLTWWVCMLSAVGGVLAAASVVGLLVALVWTLIYGTKGLLLHCNLPDDMSYFSITFECPFDPTRIYGTTLVLWVPLIVMSVVELVVSGRCFAVSISFIRRKTRIHCETSSVKTLRAAVPPVLPCRVPPPRSCHRDCKLMRPPEQHELLRASRPYSSSRSAQNRAASSQFNRASLNRASFWI; this comes from the exons ATGCCATTAAAGGCGCAGGATAAAATGGATCATTCAG gaGTGCCCTGTGCCAGTGTGCAGGAGTCCACCTCTATAATGAAGATGGGCCTGTGTATGGTGTTGGTGGGCCATTTGAATTTCCTGTTGGCGGCCCTGGTTCATGGCACAGTACTGAGGCATGTCAGCCTCAACACCCAGACACTGGAGTACGCTGTCTCCAACATTTTGGCTCTAACAGCCGGCCTTGTG GGAATTTTAGTCGGAATACTCACTATAGTCCTTTCTAAAAATGAGAAGAACCGAGTCCTG ACATGGTGGGTGTGCATGCTGAGTGCAGTAGGGGGCGTGCTGGCTGCTGCTTCAGTCGTCGGGCTGCTGGTCGCTTTGGTTTGGACGTTAATTTATGGCACCAAAGGCCTTCTGCTCCACTGCAACTTACCTGATGACATGAGCTACTTCAGCATCACTTTTGAGTGTCCCTTTGATCCCACACGCATTTAT GGTACCACTCTGGTCCTGTGGGTGCCGCTGATCGTGATGAGTGTGGTGGAGTTGGTGGTCTCAGGACGCTGCTTTGCCGTGTCCATCTCTTTCATCCGCCGCAAAACAAGAATACACTGCGAGACCAGCTCG GTGAAGACCCTCAGAGCAGCTGTGCCCCCAGTGCTTCCCTGCCGTGTCCCACCACCCCGCAGTTGCCATAGAGACTGTAAGCTGATGCGCCCCCCAGAACAGCATGAGCTGCTGCGAGCGTCACGGCCCTACAGCTCGAGCCGCTCGGCCCAGAACAGAGCAGCCTCGTCTCAATTCAACAGAGCCTCACTCAACAGGGCCAGCTTCTGGATCTAA
- the LOC113536239 gene encoding gap junction beta-3 protein: MDWKTLESLLSGVNKYSTAFGRIWLTLVFMFRVMVFVVAAERVWVDDQKDFDCDTKRPGCPNACYNYYFPIVHTRLWALQLIFVTCPSFLVVMHVWYREDRERKYRLMHGDGAKLYDNPGQKHGGLWWTYLISLFVKTGVEVGFLYLLHMIYHNFDMPRSVVCDVEPCRQVTCYIARPTEKRVFTYFMVGASAICIILNVSEIFYLIAMRFLHLTHKGSHVTRRRRCGETGCDECDMPMNTIDYKLACPEKVEKQS, translated from the coding sequence ATGGATTGGAAGACACTTGAATCCCTCCTCAGTGGGGTAAATAAATACTCCACAGCTTTTGGACGGATCTGGCTGACTCTGGTGTTCATGTTCCGTGTCATGGTGTTTGTGGTGGCTGCTGAGCGTGTGTGGGTCGATGACCAAAAAGACTTTGACTGTGACACCAAAAGACCTGGCTGCCCCAATGCCTGCTACAACTACTATTTTCCCATTGTACACACACGCCTCTGGGCCTTACAGCTCATCTTTGTCACCTGCCCTTCCTTCCTGGTTGTAATGCATGTGTGGTACCGTGAAGATCGTGAGCGCAAATACCGCCTCATGCATGGTGACGGGGCCAAGCTCTACGACAACCCTGGGCAGAAACATGGAGGTCTGTGGTGGACGTATCTCATTAGCCTGTTTGTCAAGACAGGTGTAGAGGTGGGATTCCTCTACCTGTTGCACATGATCTACCACAACTTTGACATGCCtcgcagtgtggtgtgtgatgtcgAACCCTGCAGACAGGTGACATGCTACATAGCACGGCCTACTGAGAAAAGGGTCTTCACGTACTTCATGGTAGGGGCCTCAGCCATCTGCATAATCCTGAACGTTTCAGAGATCTTCTACTTGATCGCCATGCGCTTTTTGCATCTCACCCACAAAGGAAGCCACGTCACTAGACGCAGGAGGTGTGGAGAGACAggatgtgatgagtgtgatatgCCAATGAACACGATAGACTACAAGTTAGCTTGTCCTGAGAAGGTAGAAAAGCAATCTTAA
- the LOC113536238 gene encoding gap junction beta-4 protein: MNWAFLQGLVSGVNKYSTAFGRIWLSLVFIFRLLVLLVAAEKVWGDEQKEFDCNTREPGCHNVCYDHFFPISPSRLWALQLIFVTCPSLLVVLHVAYRDDRERKHQLKYGEGCAHLYTDTSKKRGGLWWTYLFSLIFKMAVDAIFIFLVFYIYEATFFPLLVRCQEAPCPQVTDCYISRSTEKRIFTIFLVVVSLICILVSLCETLYLIFKRCHECAVSHKLNKRERHFATISSQSSKHNQDKMAEEAMFNKTNSHPPAKDISAPAYSLAIS; this comes from the coding sequence ATGAACTGGGCTTTTCTTCAGGGCCTCGTCAGTGGCGTCAATAAGTACTCGACAGCTTTTGGTCGCATATGGCTGTCTCTGGTGTTCATCTTCCGTCTGCTGGTGCTGCTGGTGGCTGCTGAGAAGGTGTGGGGTGACGAGCAGAAGGAGTTCGACTGCAACACCAGAGAGCCAGGCTGCCACAATGTCTGCTATGACCATTTCTTTCCCATATCTCCCTCTCGTCTGTGGGCACTCCAGCTCATCTTCGTCACGTGCCCTTCACTCCTGGTGGTCCTGCATGTAGCGTACAGGGATGATCGTGAGCGGAAGCACCAGCTGAAGTATGGAGAGGGCTGTGCTCATCTGTACACAGACACCAGCAAGAAGCGAGGGGGACTGTGGTGGACATATCTCTTCAGCCTCATATTCAAGATGGCAGTGGACGCCATATTCATCTTTCTTGTGTTCTACATTTACGAGGCCACCTTTTTTCCTTTGCTGGTGAGATGCCAAGAGGCTCCCTGTCCTCAGGTGACTGACTGCTACATCAGTCGGTCTACAGAGAAGCGCATATTCACCATCTTCCTAGTGGTGGTCAGCTTGATCTGTATCCTGGTGTCCCTTTGTGAGACACTGTATCTCATTTTTAAGCGCTGCCATGAATGCGCCGTCTCGCACAAACTCAACAAACGTGAGAGACATTTTGCGACAATCTCTTCTCAGTCTAGCAAACATAATCAGGATAAGATGGCAGAGGAGGCAATGTTCAACAAAACTAACAGTCATCCTCCAGCCAAGGACATTAGTGCTCCTGCGTACAGCTTAGCCATCTCCTAA
- the zgc:91944 gene encoding homeobox-containing protein 1 isoform X2, translated as MRQWSLRAVAPRAEPLPTGRVSPQLSDARMECCDVEPRYTIEQIDLLQRLRLSGLTKPQILQALESLERLDPEHRSPFCDNHSAPPRAPTSAAPAAPSSSSSSSSSLTSATTQTPVLDAALSPSNSYDASSPPLYPPGGVQRSFAYDLAEEDWDLEEKVEEYMRRDSNLVKEEIKAFLNNRRISQAIVGQVTGISQSYISQWLLQQGLEMSDSKRRAFYRWYLLERNSPGATLSMRSLVKEEPDWRVAGCPGDRAAVGGPFRLRRGSRFTWRKECQSIMESFFIENQYPDEAKREEIANACNSVIQKPGCKLSEFERVTALKVYNWFANRRKEMKRRANIEAAILESHGIEVPSPSCHSNGEEVENQEFGDQVVNQRFPDQEELAQRKVTEPDGATLPAVEVVPLPSPAAQHVDQKMDDSKREAADEE; from the exons ATGCGCCAGTGGAGTCTCCGCGCTGTGGCTCCGCGCGCTGAGCCGCTCCCCACGGGCCGCGTGTCACCGCAACTCTCAG ATGCCAGGATGGAGTGCTGTGATGTGGAACCACGCTACACGATCGAGCAGATCGACCTGCTTCAGCGCCTCAGGCTATCAGGCTTGACCAAACCTCAGATCCTCCAGGCCCTGGAGTCTCTAGAGAGACTGGATCCAGAGCATCGCTCGCCTTTCTGTGACAATCACTCAGCCCCGCCTAGGGCTCCTACCTCTGCAGCTCCGGCTGCAccttcttcctcatcctcctcatcatcttctCTCACCTCAGCTACCACACAGACTCCGGTTCTAGATGCTGCACTGTCCCCCAGCAACAGTTACGATGCCTCGTCCCCACCCCTGTACCCACCCGGCGGAGTTCAGAGGTCGTTCGCTTATGACCTGGCAGAAGAGGATTGGGATCTGGAAGAGAAGGTGGAGGAGTACATGAG GAGGGACAGTAACCTGGTAAAGGAGGAGATCAAGGCTTTCCTCAATAACAGGAGGATCTCTCAGGCTATTGTCGGCCAAGTTACAG gtaTCAGTCAAAGCTACATCTCCCAGTGGTTGCTTCAGCAGGGCCTGGAGATGAGCGACTCCAAGCGCCGGGCTTTTTACCGCTGGTATCTGCTGGAGCGGAACAGTCCGG GTGCTACTTTGTCCATGCGCTCGCTGGTCAAAGAGGAACCTGACTGGAGGGTTGCAGGTTGCCCTGGTGACAGGGCGGCTGTGGGCGGGCCTTTCAGACTGAGGAGGGGCAGCCGTTTCACCTGGAGGAAAGAGTGCCAGTCGATCATGGAAAG TTTCTTTATAGAGAATCAGTATCCTGATGAAGCCAAACGAGAGGAGATTGCCAATGCCTGCAACTCTGTCATCCAAAAACCAG GGTGCAAACTTTCTGAATTTGAGAGAGTCACTGCTCTGAAGGTGTACAACTGGTTCGCCAATCGCAGGAAGGAGATGAAGAGACGTGCCAACATAG AGGCTGCCATTCTTGAGAGCCATGGCATAGAAGTGCCAAGCCCTAGCTGCCACTCTAATGGTGAAGAGGTTGAGAACCAGGAGTTTGGAGATCAGGTTGTGAATCAGCGATTTCCAGATCAG GAAGAGCTTGCTCAGAGAAAAGTGACTGAGCCAGATGGAGCCACACTGCCTGCAGTGGAAGTAGTGCCTCTTCCAAGCCCTGCTGCTCAGCATGTGGATCAGAAGATGGATGATTCAAAAAGGGAGGCTGCTGATGAGGAGTGA
- the zgc:91944 gene encoding homeobox-containing protein 1 isoform X1 yields MRQWSLRAVAPRAEPLPTGRVSPQLSDARMECCDVEPRYTIEQIDLLQRLRLSGLTKPQILQALESLERLDPEHRSPFCDNHSAPPRAPTSAAPAAPSSSSSSSSSLTSATTQTPVLDAALSPSNSYDASSPPLYPPGGVQRSFAYDLAEEDWDLEEKVEEYMRRDSNLVKEEIKAFLNNRRISQAIVGQVTGISQSYISQWLLQQGLEMSDSKRRAFYRWYLLERNSPGFRWTENQHAQGPRSRTDTPWSRQRELLMHLLPWYSAQQAQPGATLSMRSLVKEEPDWRVAGCPGDRAAVGGPFRLRRGSRFTWRKECQSIMESFFIENQYPDEAKREEIANACNSVIQKPGCKLSEFERVTALKVYNWFANRRKEMKRRANIEAAILESHGIEVPSPSCHSNGEEVENQEFGDQVVNQRFPDQEELAQRKVTEPDGATLPAVEVVPLPSPAAQHVDQKMDDSKREAADEE; encoded by the exons ATGCGCCAGTGGAGTCTCCGCGCTGTGGCTCCGCGCGCTGAGCCGCTCCCCACGGGCCGCGTGTCACCGCAACTCTCAG ATGCCAGGATGGAGTGCTGTGATGTGGAACCACGCTACACGATCGAGCAGATCGACCTGCTTCAGCGCCTCAGGCTATCAGGCTTGACCAAACCTCAGATCCTCCAGGCCCTGGAGTCTCTAGAGAGACTGGATCCAGAGCATCGCTCGCCTTTCTGTGACAATCACTCAGCCCCGCCTAGGGCTCCTACCTCTGCAGCTCCGGCTGCAccttcttcctcatcctcctcatcatcttctCTCACCTCAGCTACCACACAGACTCCGGTTCTAGATGCTGCACTGTCCCCCAGCAACAGTTACGATGCCTCGTCCCCACCCCTGTACCCACCCGGCGGAGTTCAGAGGTCGTTCGCTTATGACCTGGCAGAAGAGGATTGGGATCTGGAAGAGAAGGTGGAGGAGTACATGAG GAGGGACAGTAACCTGGTAAAGGAGGAGATCAAGGCTTTCCTCAATAACAGGAGGATCTCTCAGGCTATTGTCGGCCAAGTTACAG gtaTCAGTCAAAGCTACATCTCCCAGTGGTTGCTTCAGCAGGGCCTGGAGATGAGCGACTCCAAGCGCCGGGCTTTTTACCGCTGGTATCTGCTGGAGCGGAACAGTCCGG GGTTCAGATGGACTGAAAACCAGCATGCTCAGGGCCCCAGGAGCAGGACTGACACCCCCTGGAGTAGACAGAGAGAACTACTGATGCACCTGCTCCCTTGGTACTCTGCACAGCAGGCCCAGCCAG GTGCTACTTTGTCCATGCGCTCGCTGGTCAAAGAGGAACCTGACTGGAGGGTTGCAGGTTGCCCTGGTGACAGGGCGGCTGTGGGCGGGCCTTTCAGACTGAGGAGGGGCAGCCGTTTCACCTGGAGGAAAGAGTGCCAGTCGATCATGGAAAG TTTCTTTATAGAGAATCAGTATCCTGATGAAGCCAAACGAGAGGAGATTGCCAATGCCTGCAACTCTGTCATCCAAAAACCAG GGTGCAAACTTTCTGAATTTGAGAGAGTCACTGCTCTGAAGGTGTACAACTGGTTCGCCAATCGCAGGAAGGAGATGAAGAGACGTGCCAACATAG AGGCTGCCATTCTTGAGAGCCATGGCATAGAAGTGCCAAGCCCTAGCTGCCACTCTAATGGTGAAGAGGTTGAGAACCAGGAGTTTGGAGATCAGGTTGTGAATCAGCGATTTCCAGATCAG GAAGAGCTTGCTCAGAGAAAAGTGACTGAGCCAGATGGAGCCACACTGCCTGCAGTGGAAGTAGTGCCTCTTCCAAGCCCTGCTGCTCAGCATGTGGATCAGAAGATGGATGATTCAAAAAGGGAGGCTGCTGATGAGGAGTGA